GCGCGAGATTCTTACCAGCCGCCAGATTGACCGTCCCATTCGCCCGTTGTTCCCCGAGGGCTTCCGCAATGAGACGCAGGTGATCGCGCTGGTTTTCTCGGCCGACAAGGAAAATGATCCTGACATTGTGGGCATCAACGCCGCGAGCGCCGCGCTGGCCCTGTCAGACATTCCTTTCGCCGGGCCGGTGGGCGCGGTGCGCGTGGGCTATGTGAATGGCGAGTACGTCATCAATCCGTCGTATGCCGAGCGCCGCGACAGCAGCATCAACATCACCGTTGTCGGCACCATGGACGGCATTGTGATGATCGAGAGCGGCTCGGCCGAAGTGCCGGAAGAAGTGGTGCTGGGCGCGATCGACTTCGGCCACACCGAGATCAAGAAGATTGTGGCGGCCATCAATGAGCTGGCGGCCAAGGCCGGCAAGACGAAGCGTGCCGTGACTGCTCCTGAGTTTGATGAGGCCTACTTCGAGACTCTGAAGAACAAGATTGGCGCCCGCCTGGCCGATGCGCTCGACACCAAGGCGCATCCGAAGACGGAGAGCTATGCGCTGGTCAAGCAGATCAAGGACGAGCTGGCCGCCGAGATTCCGGCGGACGAAAATGCCGGCGCCGCCAAGAAGAAGCTGGCTCACTACTATGAACTGCTTCGCGAAAAAATCTTCCGCGAGCAGGTGACCAAGGATCGCGTTCGTCCGGATCGCCGCGGGTTTGACGAGATTCGCCAGATCACGATTGAAGTGGGCGTGCTGCCCCGCACGCACGGTTCGGCGCTCTTCACGCGCGGCGAAACGCAGGCGCTGGTGACGGCGACGCTGGGCACCAACGATGATTCGCAGCGCCTGGAGACCTTTGAGGGCGAGCAGAAGAAGCGCTTCATGCTGCACTACAATTTCCCGCCCTTCTCGGTGGGTGAAGTGGGCCGCATGACCGGTGTGGGCCGCCGCGAAGTGGGCCACGGCGCACTGGCCGAGCGCGCGATCAGCGCCGTTCTGCCGGGTGAGGACGAGTCGCCCTACGCGCTGCGCGTCGTTTCAGACATTCTGGAGTCGAATGGTTCCTCGTCGATGGCCTCGGTGTGCGGCGCAAGCCTCGCGCTCATGGATGCGGGCATCCCGCTGAAGGGCGCGGTGGCCGGCGTGGCGATGGGCCTGGTGAAGGAAGGCGACGAGTACGCCATCCTGACCGACATTGCCGGTGCGGAAGACCACTACGGCGACATGGACTTCAAGGTGGCCGGTACCCGCAAGGGCATCACGGCGCTGCAGATGGACATCAAGATCAGCGGCATCACCGGCCAGATCATGCGCGAAGCCATGGAGCAGGCGCGCCGTGGCCGCATGTTCCTGCTCGACAAGATGGACGAGATTCTGGCGGCTCCGCGTGAGGAGAAGTCGAAGCACGCACCGCAGATCCGGACTGTCCAGATTCCGACCGACAAGATTCGCGATCTCATCGGGCCGGGCGGCAAGACGATTCGCGGCATCATCGAGGCCACGCAGGTCAAGATCGACGTGGACGACACGGGCCGCGTGAACATTGCCTCGAGCGACGAAGAAGGCCTCAAGAAGGCGCTGGCGATGATCAATGACCTCACCGCCGTGCCCGAAGTGGGCAAGACTTATCTGGGCAAGGTGGTTCGCCTGGCCGAGTTCGGCGCATTCGTTGAGATCTTCCCGGGCACCGACGGTCTGCTGCACATCAGCGAAATTGCCGAACATCGCGTCAAGGAAGTGAAGGACGAGCTGCACGAAGGCGATCAGGTGATGGTGAAGGTTCTCGGCGTCGAGGGCAACCGCATCAAGCTCTCCCGCAAGGCCGTGATTCGCGAGCAGCGCCAGAAGCTGGGCCTGCCCGAACCGGGTGCCGAAGCTCCGGCAGCCGCTGAAGGCCAGCCGCGTGCCGAACGCGCCGAGCGTCAGCCGTCGTCGAATGCCAGCACTATCACGATTGAGGGCGGCGAGGATTTCGACGACTTCGATGAAGAGGGCGGCGAAGGCGAGGGCGAAGACGAGAACTTCAACCGCGAAGACACGCCGAACAGCGCTCCCGGAGAGCGCCGTCCGGGTGGCGCGGGTGCTGCGGGCAACCGTGGCCGCCGCCGCCGTCGCGGCCGTGGCCGTGGACCGGGCCAGGGCGGCGGTGGAAACCGCGGACCCCAGTAAATCATCCTTACCAGAGAGGCTGCGCATCGCGCGGCCTCTCTGCTTTTGGGAATGACCGTGCGCATCACGCTTCTGTTTCTCGTTCTCGGCGCGATCTGGGGCAGTGCCTGGCTGCTGCATGCCGAGCCCTATTCCGGGCCGCCCCTGCTGGCGGCGGGCGCATTTCGTTTTGCGCTGGCCGCTGTGCTGCTGGGCATCGCCGCGGTATTTCAACGTGGCTTCCGGCGTCGCGGCAACGGCCGAGCTGCGACCGGGCACTCATCCTTCTGGCGTTCTTCCGCGATGCTGGGTATGCTGCTGCTCGCGCTGCCCTATGCGTGCTCAGCAGCCGCCTCGCACGCCGGCGTGGCGGCGGGCCTTCCCGGAGCCATCTATGCAGCCATGCCGCTGGCGGTGCTGCTGCTGCTTGAGGACGAAATTCCGGCGCGCATACCGGTGCTGCTGCTCGGCTTTACGGGTGTTTCGCTGCTGGTGATTCAGGGCTTGCAGTTGGATCTCGCGCATTGGCGCGGCGAACTACTGCTGCTGGGCGGCATGGCCGCGAATGCGGCGGCGCTCGCGTATGTAGTGCGCGGCGGCAGGGAGCGGATGCGAGCCGCAGCCTCCCTGGCCGGATGCGCAGTGCAGTGCGCCGTAGCGGCGGCGCTGCTGGCATTGGTGGCCACTCTCGACGGGCAATGGCCTGCCGTGTCGGGTGTTGCGCATACTTTCGCGGGAATTCTCAGGCCGGCTGTCGTCTTTGAGGCTGTGATTTCGTCTATTACTTTGCCGATGATGTACCTGTTGCTGCGCCGGGCCGGCGGAGTTCCGGTGGCGGCGGTGCAATGGCTGGTCACGTTGACAGGGTT
The DNA window shown above is from Acidobacterium capsulatum ATCC 51196 and carries:
- the pnp gene encoding polyribonucleotide nucleotidyltransferase; translation: MKQDVTVELTGGKKLHFETGRMAKQASGAALVTQGESVVLATAVAAPDPKEGIDFFPLTVDYREYAYAGGRIPGGFIKREGRPSEREILTSRQIDRPIRPLFPEGFRNETQVIALVFSADKENDPDIVGINAASAALALSDIPFAGPVGAVRVGYVNGEYVINPSYAERRDSSINITVVGTMDGIVMIESGSAEVPEEVVLGAIDFGHTEIKKIVAAINELAAKAGKTKRAVTAPEFDEAYFETLKNKIGARLADALDTKAHPKTESYALVKQIKDELAAEIPADENAGAAKKKLAHYYELLREKIFREQVTKDRVRPDRRGFDEIRQITIEVGVLPRTHGSALFTRGETQALVTATLGTNDDSQRLETFEGEQKKRFMLHYNFPPFSVGEVGRMTGVGRREVGHGALAERAISAVLPGEDESPYALRVVSDILESNGSSSMASVCGASLALMDAGIPLKGAVAGVAMGLVKEGDEYAILTDIAGAEDHYGDMDFKVAGTRKGITALQMDIKISGITGQIMREAMEQARRGRMFLLDKMDEILAAPREEKSKHAPQIRTVQIPTDKIRDLIGPGGKTIRGIIEATQVKIDVDDTGRVNIASSDEEGLKKALAMINDLTAVPEVGKTYLGKVVRLAEFGAFVEIFPGTDGLLHISEIAEHRVKEVKDELHEGDQVMVKVLGVEGNRIKLSRKAVIREQRQKLGLPEPGAEAPAAAEGQPRAERAERQPSSNASTITIEGGEDFDDFDEEGGEGEGEDENFNREDTPNSAPGERRPGGAGAAGNRGRRRRRGRGRGPGQGGGGNRGPQ